The following is a genomic window from Candidatus Kryptoniota bacterium.
AACAGAAGTGGTGATAGGCTGCATCTCTCCAAGATTCTCTTCACAACTCAATTTGTGAGCTGCCTGTGATGACAACCCGCAAATAATCCTCCTCCTTGTTGTAAAGCAAAGGTTTCTCATCCCTATTCCGATCCCGCTCAGTGTACATCTCTATGAACAGCACTTCTTGCGACGGAGCGCTCACAGAGTATTGCTCGGGCACTCTGATGAGCAGGAGAATAAAAGGCTTTTGGTCTCAGTGCAACTAGCCGAATGTACGGTTTTTGATGAAGCATGAAAAAGGAATCTCAGTAAGTCAAGAATAGATGTTACGCGCACACTTTCACGGTTTATTTCGGACTGCTTATTCATGATACCTGAACCACGCTTACGTCGCCGAAGATCAAGAAAACTGCACTTGAACAAAAGCAGTAACACCTTGTGATTCCTCTTGAGTTCCCTTTCTGCGTCACACCCCCTTCGGCCAAGTCCGTCAGGAGTGCTTATAAATTTGTTAGCTCCTTTGTTGGGTATTCTAAACCTGGGTGTATTGTCCAAGCGGTAGGATGTGAACGGACTTGAATGGAATAAGGTAAAAAAACTCTGCATCTCTCCTCCTGAAAAACTTCCCTCCCCGCTCCTCCTGCGAGCGGATGAAGGATAACCAACTGCTCCTGTCAACGTATCGTCGGAGTCTGTTTCGAATTCCAAACGACCGCGCAAGATAGAACTTGTCAAACATATCTTGTTATGATTCAACGCACACCATTCTGTTAAGACCCACTGTCGTCTTGATTCGCGAGCGATTCAAATCCACAATGCGAACAGGATTCGATGAGATAGAATTGATTTTCGAGTGCGTGATGACCAGATCGACTGCCGAAGAAAGATGCGTGTATGCTTTTGAGGCGGAATTGTTGAAACTGATCGCAAGATCCCTCTCGGTCGGTAACGCGAATTCCCGCACAATCCTCCTTACGTTTTCTCTTGAAACGAGAGACGCATTGTGTGCTGCTCAGGCACTCCCATAGATCAGAAAACTACCGGCGACAATCACCTGCGGTTGCCCAGCTAACGACTTAATTGTTTCATGACTTGCTGAAAGAAATTATCAAAAACGGACCCGTGTCACTTCCAGATAATCGTAAGAAACGACTCAAATGGGGGTGCCATAGTTCCCAGGTCAACGGATACATTCCCCATGAGGGCTGCCCACGAGGGGACCCGAGTCGGATCCTTGGGGTCTGACATCGCCCGGTCATTTCATTTTCCGAGGTTTTCATTTGGACTTTTAAATCAGGACAACTCTTCGTCCGTAATAAAGATTTCTTTCACTCTTCGGTCTGTGATTTGTTTGATCTGATTCTTTTGGTTACGTTTCAATAACAATCAAAGCGACGTCTTAGAATGCATTCTTTGTTTGTTGGAAGACAATCATTGCGCAGCTATTTGCGTTTTCCATTCTACCACTCAACCCAAAAAAGGAGATTGAATACATGTTAGTCGTCGTACATGAAAACTACGATGCCATGAGCAAGAAGGGAGCCGAGATCATCGCGTCCAGGATCAGGCGGAAACCGAACCTGGTGCTCGGCCTGGCGACAGGCAGCACACCTCTCGGACTATACAAGGAGCTCATTAAACTCCATAAGAGTGACGGGCTCGATTTCTCAAAAGTGGTGACATTTAACCTGGATGAATATGTGGGTGTTCCTCCCGAGCATGATCAGAGCTACCACTTTTTCATGCGGGAGAATCTATTCAAACACATCAATATCAATCCGTCCAATGTACATGTCCCACAGGGAATGTACGGCGATCTGAAGATTTCTTCTTTCGAGACCGATCCAAAGATCGAGCAATTTTGCTCGTGGTACGAAAATCAGATGATCAAGTATGGCGGTGTCGATATCCAGGTGCTTGGAATCGGCGGGAACGGGCACATAGCGTTCAACGAGCCGGGCTCGTCTCTCGGATCGCGGACCCGAATAAAGACGCTCACTGAAAAGACGGTGAAAGACAACTCGAGATTTTTCAAGAGTGTCAAGGAAGTCCCCCGATACGCCATAACTATGGGGGTCGGGACAATAATGGAGGCGAAGGAACTCCTCCTCCTTGCGAACGGGGAAGGCAAGGCAGACGCAGTGAAGGCCGCAGTCGAAGGCCCCATCACCGCGATGTGTCCGGCATCGGCGCTTCAACTCCATCGCAAGGCGATAGTCCTGGCAGACAAGAAAGCCGCAGCCAAATTGGACGCTGAATTCGTCACTTACGGTTGATCGTCAGAGTCGAACCACATAGCTTGATCATGCCGGACAGCCCCATCCGGCATGAACACGCGGTAAATGGAATTCTCTGTCGGTCAATAATGCAAAATATTTTTTTTAAAAGCGTGAGGATTATTTATGCATTTGTGCATTTTTGAAGATGAACTGCACGGCAAGCTCCTTCCGCTGGTGCACTTCAGACCAGTTTATGACCTTAAGTGTGGCGCGACCACGTTGCTGCAGAAGATTTCCAGATTGTACCCGGATGCAACTCTCATCCTGAGCATGAGAGATTACCTGACGGCCGTTGCGAAGGAAAGGACTCCCGCTCTCCGGGTGAACGAATTCCCAACTGATGCCGCCAATGTACTTTTCGTGAACGGCAGGCTTCTGATGTCATCGAAGGAGGCGACTCTCCTGGGCAACAAGTACCCTGGCGCAGATGTCTCGTACTGGAAAGGTAAGAACCTGGTCGGCGCATGGGTTTCCGGACAGAACCTCGAACGTATCAAGGGGGAGCTCAAGGGGCGCGTCGTTTCATCCGCACTTTTCTCATCGATCAACAAAAAGGAAATTCCCGACGCACGACTCATCTCGTATCCGTGGGAGCTAATACAACAGAACGGCGCCCAGCTCATTTCCGATTTCGCTTTTCTGACGGGAGGCAAACCGCAGCTACTCGGGAAAGTCTACGAGGGCGTCCATCTCCTGAATCCGTCGCAGATCCACATCGCAGAGAGCGCAAAAGTAAAACCCGGCGCAGTGCTTGACGCGGAAGAGGGTCCCATCTACATCTCAAAAAATGTCAAGATCATGCCCAACGCAGTGATCGAGGGACCGGCGTTCATAGGTGAGAACAGCATCATTAAAGTCGCGGGCAAAATCTACGAGAACACCACTGTCGGCGATACGTGTAAGGTCGGCGGCGAGGTTGAAGAATCAATAATCCATGCTTACTCCAACAAGCAGCATGAAGGTTTCATAGGTCATGCTTACCTCGGAGAATGGGTGAACATCGGCGCGGACTCAAATAACAGCGACCTTAAGAACGACTACGGGAACGTGAAAGTCTACAACGACGGTGCGTTGGTGGACACCGGCTCGCAGTTTGTCGGCCTGACTATGGGTGATCACTCCAAATGCGGGATCAATTCCATGTTCAATACCGGCACTGTAGTCAGCGTCTGCTGTAACGTTTACGGCGCCGGCATCCTGCCGAAGTACGTCCCTGCGTTTTCATGGGGCGGTGCTTCCGACGGACTGGTAACTTACAAGATCGATAAGGCAATTGAAGTCGCAAGCAGAGTGATGGCGCGCCGGAAGATTACGTTGAGTGATGCCATGCGAGATCTGCTGAAAAGAGTTTACACTCTCACAAGCGGAGAACGAGCAGCCGGTGGAATCAAGGACACCGGAAGCTGACCGGCGCTCCTATTCGCAATGCCTCATCACAACAGGATGTCACGCCGCCTCATTCAGTGGTGTGACATCCTCATGTTATGCTGATATAAAGACCCATGTCGGGTAGCAAAATCCTTTAAATAAACTCCAACTTCACTTTTCTCCGGCCGCGAATTCCGTCCATGGCTCTGACGGGCGCTCCTTCATTAAGCCTTCCATCCAGTCGTACTGCGGATGTTCGGAGATGAATTTCTCTGCCGAAAACGCTGTCCCGCAGGAAGAGCCCCATCTCGCGATGAAAGACATCTTCTTCGCCAGCTTTGCGTCCACCACCTTGCCATCCAATGTTCCCCACGGGGAGAACGGCGTGTCGGAACTGTTCATCCGTGCGTCGAGATCGGAATGACCGCACAGCGTCCTCGAATCCGGCTGATCCTTTCCAAGGTAAGTATCGAAGTGGTCGGACTCGAATTTCTCCGCCAGCTTTGCATCTATCTTGCCCGCATATTGTTTCATCAGTTGGTGCCATCTCACGTTTCGCGCGACGGACGAAAGCTTTATGTTAGTCTCCTGCTCCGTTGTCTCGAACCGGAGTATCTTCTTATTAAATACAACGTTCGATCCGACGAAGTACCCGTCCTTCTTCTTTTCAAATCCGACATACTTCAGTCCGAGTTCGAGTCTACCGATTTCATTTGTCTTGATGTCACCAAGCAGCCAGGCGTTCGCGTAGCCGCCATTGTCCCCGTCTTCCATCATCTTGCTCCACTCATCAATTGAGTTCGCGTACTGAGTAGCGTGTCTCATGCGCGAAAATTCGGGGACGCCGCCGGCATCGAATCCGGAGAACGATCCTATCGTGGTCTCGGATCCGACGAGTCCCGCGTCGGTTATGAAAAAGTCCGTACCACTATGGATGAAGCCCGGAAATGTTTGCATGAGGATGCGATGCCCGTTTTCCGGAACGATATCTATTATGACATCGCACAACGGCTCTTCGTAACCGCCCATCGTGTTGTGTCCGAGGACGATATTTCCGTCTGCCGTCATGCTTCCGGTCGCAATAAAAGAGCTGCATGATTGCTGCTGAGGCGGAGGAGAGCTTATTCTCAAAGAGTCCGCGACTCTCGGCCACCAATAATCGATCAGCTCCATGTAGCCGTTGTACGCGACCATTTCGTTCTCGGTTACCGTGTCGCCCGCCGCTGTCAAACCGTCGACAATGCCGTCAATCTCATGCAAGTTCTCCGCGTCGACTTTAGGAGTGAGGATTCTTCCGGCCTGATCCACATAATAATTCCATTTCATAGCGCTCAGGTATTCCCATCTCGCCCGCAATACTCGAAGCGATTCCTTTATTTCCTTCGCAAGGAGATACCCATGCTGGAATCCCCTTTCCTCAGGCGAACCTTCTATGTGAAGATAGATCCATCCGTCTTTTTCATGTCTCTCAGCTTTGGAAATCCATGACTGCTGTTGTTGAGTGAGCTGCCCCGTCTGAGCGAACAGCTTCACTGAGAAGAGAAGAACGACGAGAGGAAATAGTATCGATCTTGGTCTCATCCTTAGCTCCAGGTGTAAAAGTTGAACAAGTCGTCAAACAATCGCGGCCAATCGGAATCAACACGAAACGCTCTTTGCATTTTCCGGCTTCACGAAAAGGGTTAACTTATTTAGCGATGCATCACATAATTTCAAGAAGACTAACTGATATGCGATTGGAAATCAAGCGGCAGAGACCGTCGCGAGAGTCAAGGCAACAGTAAATGACCCCAAAAGAACGCGTCAGGGCGGCAATGGAGCTGAAGACTCCGGACCGCGTTCCTCTGATGTGCCAGATGAGCATAGGACATATGCTTCAACAACTCCCGGTCTCTCCGGTCGAGTTCTGGTTCGACGCGGACACTTTCGCCGCCGGCCTTGTCGAGCTGAGAAAGGTTTACGGGTTTGACGGCATACTCGTTAGCCTTCACGGTCACTTTCGGAATTGGAGAGAGAAAATATTATCTCGAAAAGTTGTGGCAAATGGCGAGGAGGTCGTCCTCGTCAACGGGAAGCGAATCCTGTTCACAAACAACGAACTACCGCAGAACCTGATTGAACAAGCCGCGCACCAGAAATCGAAAGCGCCTACGGATGATTCCCTCACTTCGACATTGGAGTTGAATCGATTACCAGATGAAATCGACTTTATCCCCGTCTCGCAGGGACTTCATTTCGATATCGATCCAGGAGATAAATTCAGATGTATTGAAAATATAGTTTCATCATCCGGGAATGAGTTTTCTATTCACGGCGAGATAACTTCTCCCTTCGATTACTTTCTCGATTTTTCCGGACATCAGGAAGGTTTATTCGCATTGATCGCCGAACCAGACAAAGCACAAAAGAGTTTGGATCATTTCACAACTCTCCTGGAGAAATTGGCAGAAGAAATGTGCAAAACCGGCATAGACGCGATAAAAATCTCATCGCCGTTTGCAGGATCGGGATTCATCTCGCCGGAATTTTACGGGGAGTTTGTCGCTCCGTATGACGGCCGGCTTGCCAGAGCAATCAGGACTAAAGGGGTACACGCGTACATTCACACCTGCGGGGCGATCGGGGACCGACTGTCGATGATGTTCGATCTCGGCGCATCGGGAATCGAATGTCTCGATCCGCCGCCGCTCGGGAATGTCGAACTCGAAACCGCAATGCGCATCGCTAACCGTCGGGGGTTCATTAAGGGCAACATCGATTCAGTCAACATTCTCTCGAACGGAACTGAAGAAGAAATTCTCGCCGATGCCCGAACCCGACTAGACATTGGGAAGAAATACGGCGGATTCATACTGAGTACCGCGTGCTCGATCGCGCCAATGGTGAAACGCGAAAGCATTGTACTGCTTAGAGAAGCGGTCGAGAGATGGGGATGGATCTAAGACTACTTTGCGGCTTCGTCGTAATAGAGCGCGGCAGCTCCGAGTATCGCGACATTTTCCACTTCTGACACTTCTATCTTGATATTCTGTATCGACCTGGAGTAAGCGAAATCACTGATCGATTCGAACATTTCATTTTTGAATAGAGGAAAGGACTTGCTCACCGATCCTCCAAGGACGATGATCTCCGGGTCGACCGCATACATTATCAGCTTGATGGCCTGACCGAGGTTCATTCCAAATTTTGAATAAATATTTTTTGCCTCTATATCGCCCGTCGCCGCTTTCCGAGCCAGTTCCTCGCCGGTAGCGTGATATTCATTTATAAAGAATTGGCCGCTGCAATAGTATTCGTAATTCTTTTCTCTGTACGCGATCGTTCCGAATTCACCCGCTCCGCAGTTCTTTCCCGCATAGAGTTTCCCGTTTATCACGAGACCGGCGCCCATTCCCGTGCCGATGATGAGCCCGACTATATTTTCATAATGTTTCGCTTTTCCAAAATACTTCTCTCCCACCGCAAAACAATTAGCGTCGTTGTTGACATATACCGGGACACGGAACTTCTTCTGGAGAATTTCCTTAAGATGAACTTCTTTCCATGAAGGGATATTCTGAACGTCGTACACGATCCCCTTTTTCACATCAACAACACTCGGGACGCCGACACCTATTCCCGACACAATGTTCATCGGGAAGCGCTCGATAAGATTTGAGATATCTTTGACGACGTCGTCGGCATTGTCCGATCTTGTAATCGGTATCGCTTCGAGTCTCGCCAGGGAATCGTTTTCGATTAGACCTATCCGGACGTTTGTTCCTCCGAGATCGACTCCTAAAATGCCCATGGATAACCTCTCATTCGGCAGAAGTTAATCAGCGGACTTGGTCCTCCTGAGTCGCTTCACTCATCCTTTTCTTGCGCCTCATACTGATCGTTTCGTTATTGATTACAGGTTTTGCCCAGATCCCGATGCTGAAAATGTAACCGAGAGTCAGATATATGATGAACATTCCCGTCCTCAGGCCGAACATGTCACCCAGCCGGCCGATAATGATTTGAATAATCGCACCTCCGATAATTGCCGTGCAAAGTATTCCCGCGAATGAACCATGATGACTCTCGAGCGAGTTGAGCGCCAGCGAGAAAACGATCGACCACATGACCGACAGAGAAAACCCGACCATCGGAAATGCTATTAATGCAGTTTGTCCTGATCCGAACAGCGCGAGAGAAAGAAATGTGGCTGCGAAGAGAACGGCGACCAGGAGAATCCTCCTGCTGTCAAATAACTTCAGGAATACAAGTCCTATGAGACAGCCGACCGACATCATACCCCAGAACCAGCCGACAATGGAAGCGCCTACGGTCAACGGATCGAAATTGTGATATGTATAAAGAAATTTGGATAACCAGTATGACACGCCCTGCTCGGTACCGACATAGGCGAAGATCCCGATGAAGTAAAGTATAACTGTCTTTTGCTTGAACAAATTTTTGTGCGTCTCCCATGTTCCCGCCTTTTCGTCTTCCTTCCTCTCCACAGCGGGGAATCTGGAGAACTGAATTACGACTATCATAATAAGCGTTATCAACGCGAACACCCAGTACAGCGAGGTCCATGGCAGATTTTGCGGAACCAATCCTGAAAATGCCTGCTTCACCAGATTACTTCCCTGCGATTGCTCCAGGCTGGCTATAAGATATGTCAGAAACATCGGGGCGATGAAAGACGCGCCGCCAAATACCAATTGGGCCATGACCGAGTTGAAAGCGAAGTGTTCTTCTCCGCCCGCCACTCTCAGCAACGGATTGATGGCGACCTGGAGCATGGCCATACCGGTTCCCATCAGGAAAAGAGAAATCAGGAAGACGAGATAGTGCGGGTACAGCGAGAACAGCAAAGCACCCGCGAAGGCAACGATAAAAGCAAATACCATCGTTCGTTTTTCTTTGTACTTTTCGACGAGCATCCCCGATGGTATTGACATCACTCCATACGCGATGAAAAATGCGAAGGGCAGTAAACCCGATAACGTCAGACTCAAGTTGAAGTCCTGGATCACGTCCGGGTTAAGAGCGCCCAGGATATTCGTGATGAAAGAGATGACAAAGAATGTAAGGAAGATGAGCGCTACTATGTAATAGTTTCTTTTCATTTCATTCCCGTAACGGCTTGTTGTTCAATATTTCATTTGACGTTCCATCCTGAGATCTCAAGCCGAGGCGATTCGCCCTGGAGATCTACCGCGTGGAACGAGCCGCGGATTGTCCTTGACTCACCCGGCAGAAGAGTGAAGTAATTATCGTCCCAGAATATCGGCAGGACCGATTCGCCGGTGTTCCCTTTCCGAACCGACAGGTAGACCATGAAAGCAAGCTTGTCGGTCGGGTTGTGAACGGTCGCAGCCGCAAGGAAATCATCGCCTTGCTTTTGAAATTTATTATTCACCTCAAGCTTCACATCCTGCAGATCGTTAAGTTCCGTCAGATCTGCATAAGAAGTTTCCGTGACGAACCATGTTGAGCTTTTCCAGAGCAATGAATCCTGCCGGGTTGACAGCGCGTAGAAATTTGACGTCACAAGTTTGCCTTTCTCAAGAAGGCGTAGGTCGAGAAAATAAGTCCTCGAAAGGCTGTCCACATCAGGCACTTCTCCAATTTCAGCGGCTGAGTTCGCGTCGATGCTCACGGATTTATCAAGTTTGAATTTCTCTTTCAAATCGAAATTCAGAATCTTCACTTCAAGCTGCAATTTATCTGCGGGCTGAAGAGTCGAATTGACAAGGACGATCGCGTGAGTGGCAGAATTATACTCGACATGTATCGGTTCGCAGGCTTTTTGAGCGCCGTAAAAAGCTCCGGTCGGATCCAGGTAGTAATCGAACAGCTGCCACCACGTCTTGGGCCACGCGGCATTGTACATCCACTGTATCAAGCCGGTCGACTTGAATTTTGCGCCCGCGAACGCCTCGAACATCGCACGCATGCCTTCATAATTTGTGAATTGAGCTTTTCTTTCGTAGTCAACGAGGCTCGTGGGCGTTCCGAGCCGATGATCAATCGCGTCGTTATACCTACGCAAGTCGCGGAATCTTCCGCGGGACGTGTGATAATTCCATTCGCCGTTGATGGGCCAGAGCGAATCGGGCGAAAGCATTTTCTTAAGCGATTCGGTCCTGGGAACCTCAGGACCGGGTCCTGTTTCCGTATTGAATCCGAACGCGCCGCCATACGCCGTGTCCGCAAACCAGTAGACGGGCGGGACATAATCGTAGGGCCCTCTCATCTTGACTGCACTCGGTCCCGTCACCTCGCTCTTATGTTCAGCCGCCGAGGAGACTGAAGGCCTCGTGTTGTCGCACTCGCTCAGCACCTTCAGGTATTTCCTTTCAAGTTCCGGACGCGGGATGAGATCGCTGCCATATGCCCACACAAAGATGCTTGGGTGGTTCCTGAGCCATTTTATTTCATCCTCAAAGGATTGCGCGGCAGTCGTCATGTCTTCGGGCGACTTGATGCATCCGAAATCATCATTTGGTTTCCCGAAAATATTTTCCCACTCCCACTGACAGCTTACGCCGACCATGAGGAGAATTCCTTTTTCGTCGCAAAGATCAAATATGTCGCCGTTCTCTCCCCAGAAACCTTCCATCCTGATTGTATTCAGGTGCATGTTGACGGCGTAGTCGATCTGAGCCTCGAGATTGCGTTTGTCCTGGTTGAGAAATATATGGTCTGTCCATCCACCGCCGCGAAGCAGAATCTTCTTCCCGTTTAACTTGTAACCACGGAAGCCGGCTGAATTTATATAATCGTTTACCTGCCGTATACCGAATTTGAAATCGGAGACGTCACTGCTTACACTCCCTAGTTCATACTCAAGATGAATTCCGTACAGGTTAGGTTTGCCGAAATCGTGTGTCCACCACAGCTTTGGGTTCTTGATTATAAGTTGGCGGAAATCGGCGGGAGCAAATGTGACAATCTTCCTTTCGTTAGAAGACAAAGACACTTTTTGTGAAAATGCAATCGTTCCTATCTTGCCCTCCAGCACGCCGGTAACGTTATGGTCCGACATGTTCTTCAACTCTGCTGAGACGGTAAGCTCGGCTTCCTTTAGCGTGGTAGTGTCGACTTCGGGTGCGACAAACGGATTTTCGATAGCAACATCGCCGGTGATGTGGAGTTCGACGGGGCGCCAGAGACCCATATCGCGGTCAGGCGGAAACGGGTTCCAGTCTACAAATCCCAAAGTAAGAGCTCCTGGTCCCTGCCTGAAGATTCTTACCGCGAGAACATTAAGCTTCCCGAATTCAACGTTTCCCGTTATATCGAATTCAAATTGTCTAAATCCGCCGAACGTGGAGCCGCTATCGGCGATCATCTTCCCGTTCACCCATACTTCAGCGCGGTAATTGATTCCAAGAAATTTCAGGACGACATGACTGTAACCGACTGAATTAGGTGGTAATGAAAA
Proteins encoded in this region:
- the nagB gene encoding glucosamine-6-phosphate deaminase, yielding MLVVVHENYDAMSKKGAEIIASRIRRKPNLVLGLATGSTPLGLYKELIKLHKSDGLDFSKVVTFNLDEYVGVPPEHDQSYHFFMRENLFKHININPSNVHVPQGMYGDLKISSFETDPKIEQFCSWYENQMIKYGGVDIQVLGIGGNGHIAFNEPGSSLGSRTRIKTLTEKTVKDNSRFFKSVKEVPRYAITMGVGTIMEAKELLLLANGEGKADAVKAAVEGPITAMCPASALQLHRKAIVLADKKAAAKLDAEFVTYG
- a CDS encoding GlmU family protein, which encodes MHLCIFEDELHGKLLPLVHFRPVYDLKCGATTLLQKISRLYPDATLILSMRDYLTAVAKERTPALRVNEFPTDAANVLFVNGRLLMSSKEATLLGNKYPGADVSYWKGKNLVGAWVSGQNLERIKGELKGRVVSSALFSSINKKEIPDARLISYPWELIQQNGAQLISDFAFLTGGKPQLLGKVYEGVHLLNPSQIHIAESAKVKPGAVLDAEEGPIYISKNVKIMPNAVIEGPAFIGENSIIKVAGKIYENTTVGDTCKVGGEVEESIIHAYSNKQHEGFIGHAYLGEWVNIGADSNNSDLKNDYGNVKVYNDGALVDTGSQFVGLTMGDHSKCGINSMFNTGTVVSVCCNVYGAGILPKYVPAFSWGGASDGLVTYKIDKAIEVASRVMARRKITLSDAMRDLLKRVYTLTSGERAAGGIKDTGS
- a CDS encoding C45 family peptidase codes for the protein MRPRSILFPLVVLLFSVKLFAQTGQLTQQQQSWISKAERHEKDGWIYLHIEGSPEERGFQHGYLLAKEIKESLRVLRARWEYLSAMKWNYYVDQAGRILTPKVDAENLHEIDGIVDGLTAAGDTVTENEMVAYNGYMELIDYWWPRVADSLRISSPPPQQQSCSSFIATGSMTADGNIVLGHNTMGGYEEPLCDVIIDIVPENGHRILMQTFPGFIHSGTDFFITDAGLVGSETTIGSFSGFDAGGVPEFSRMRHATQYANSIDEWSKMMEDGDNGGYANAWLLGDIKTNEIGRLELGLKYVGFEKKKDGYFVGSNVVFNKKILRFETTEQETNIKLSSVARNVRWHQLMKQYAGKIDAKLAEKFESDHFDTYLGKDQPDSRTLCGHSDLDARMNSSDTPFSPWGTLDGKVVDAKLAKKMSFIARWGSSCGTAFSAEKFISEHPQYDWMEGLMKERPSEPWTEFAAGEK
- a CDS encoding uroporphyrinogen decarboxylase family protein, which codes for MTPKERVRAAMELKTPDRVPLMCQMSIGHMLQQLPVSPVEFWFDADTFAAGLVELRKVYGFDGILVSLHGHFRNWREKILSRKVVANGEEVVLVNGKRILFTNNELPQNLIEQAAHQKSKAPTDDSLTSTLELNRLPDEIDFIPVSQGLHFDIDPGDKFRCIENIVSSSGNEFSIHGEITSPFDYFLDFSGHQEGLFALIAEPDKAQKSLDHFTTLLEKLAEEMCKTGIDAIKISSPFAGSGFISPEFYGEFVAPYDGRLARAIRTKGVHAYIHTCGAIGDRLSMMFDLGASGIECLDPPPLGNVELETAMRIANRRGFIKGNIDSVNILSNGTEEEILADARTRLDIGKKYGGFILSTACSIAPMVKRESIVLLREAVERWGWI
- a CDS encoding ROK family protein; the encoded protein is MGILGVDLGGTNVRIGLIENDSLARLEAIPITRSDNADDVVKDISNLIERFPMNIVSGIGVGVPSVVDVKKGIVYDVQNIPSWKEVHLKEILQKKFRVPVYVNNDANCFAVGEKYFGKAKHYENIVGLIIGTGMGAGLVINGKLYAGKNCGAGEFGTIAYREKNYEYYCSGQFFINEYHATGEELARKAATGDIEAKNIYSKFGMNLGQAIKLIMYAVDPEIIVLGGSVSKSFPLFKNEMFESISDFAYSRSIQNIKIEVSEVENVAILGAAALYYDEAAK
- a CDS encoding MFS transporter, whose translation is MKRNYYIVALIFLTFFVISFITNILGALNPDVIQDFNLSLTLSGLLPFAFFIAYGVMSIPSGMLVEKYKEKRTMVFAFIVAFAGALLFSLYPHYLVFLISLFLMGTGMAMLQVAINPLLRVAGGEEHFAFNSVMAQLVFGGASFIAPMFLTYLIASLEQSQGSNLVKQAFSGLVPQNLPWTSLYWVFALITLIMIVVIQFSRFPAVERKEDEKAGTWETHKNLFKQKTVILYFIGIFAYVGTEQGVSYWLSKFLYTYHNFDPLTVGASIVGWFWGMMSVGCLIGLVFLKLFDSRRILLVAVLFAATFLSLALFGSGQTALIAFPMVGFSLSVMWSIVFSLALNSLESHHGSFAGILCTAIIGGAIIQIIIGRLGDMFGLRTGMFIIYLTLGYIFSIGIWAKPVINNETISMRRKKRMSEATQEDQVR
- a CDS encoding sugar-binding domain-containing protein codes for the protein MKYFLLLLSAALTLHSSICSAAIQGSAERLITLSKDWQIQSSAAVHESGDQISIASYDHRDWYKASVPSTVVGTLVADGVFKNPFQGRNLDKIPDSLFSKPWWYRTDFSLPPNSVGYSHVVLKFLGINYRAEVWVNGKMIADSGSTFGGFRQFEFDITGNVEFGKLNVLAVRIFRQGPGALTLGFVDWNPFPPDRDMGLWRPVELHITGDVAIENPFVAPEVDTTTLKEAELTVSAELKNMSDHNVTGVLEGKIGTIAFSQKVSLSSNERKIVTFAPADFRQLIIKNPKLWWTHDFGKPNLYGIHLEYELGSVSSDVSDFKFGIRQVNDYINSAGFRGYKLNGKKILLRGGGWTDHIFLNQDKRNLEAQIDYAVNMHLNTIRMEGFWGENGDIFDLCDEKGILLMVGVSCQWEWENIFGKPNDDFGCIKSPEDMTTAAQSFEDEIKWLRNHPSIFVWAYGSDLIPRPELERKYLKVLSECDNTRPSVSSAAEHKSEVTGPSAVKMRGPYDYVPPVYWFADTAYGGAFGFNTETGPGPEVPRTESLKKMLSPDSLWPINGEWNYHTSRGRFRDLRRYNDAIDHRLGTPTSLVDYERKAQFTNYEGMRAMFEAFAGAKFKSTGLIQWMYNAAWPKTWWQLFDYYLDPTGAFYGAQKACEPIHVEYNSATHAIVLVNSTLQPADKLQLEVKILNFDLKEKFKLDKSVSIDANSAAEIGEVPDVDSLSRTYFLDLRLLEKGKLVTSNFYALSTRQDSLLWKSSTWFVTETSYADLTELNDLQDVKLEVNNKFQKQGDDFLAAATVHNPTDKLAFMVYLSVRKGNTGESVLPIFWDDNYFTLLPGESRTIRGSFHAVDLQGESPRLEISGWNVK